One window of the Thiobacter sp. AK1 genome contains the following:
- a CDS encoding energy transducer TonB — protein MTLANPPARRVRDLPLAVALGLSALLHAALLLGVRVGQVERLGAATQRLEVHLDQVKPPFKPDTRAAPGMDAPPIRDAGSEAQAAQPLASPAEAPPAAARKAAETSASPAAADQDGALPRPGMPEAAAGRNTVDLPLPPDPTYYPARQVDEHPVLLSDTRPVYPEEAASHNVRGEVIVLMLLNEHGRADEVSIVEARPPGQGFEEAVIAWLRDARFKPAMRQGRAVKARVVYHVTFEP, from the coding sequence ATGACTCTGGCGAACCCACCTGCGCGGCGAGTGCGTGATCTGCCCTTGGCTGTGGCGCTCGGGCTGTCTGCCCTGCTCCATGCGGCGCTGCTTCTGGGGGTGCGCGTGGGTCAGGTCGAGCGCCTAGGCGCGGCGACCCAACGGTTGGAAGTGCATCTGGACCAGGTAAAGCCGCCTTTCAAGCCAGACACCCGCGCCGCACCCGGCATGGATGCGCCCCCGATCCGTGACGCAGGCAGTGAGGCCCAGGCGGCGCAGCCGTTGGCGTCGCCAGCGGAAGCACCACCCGCCGCTGCGCGTAAAGCGGCGGAAACCAGCGCGTCGCCCGCCGCCGCGGACCAAGACGGCGCGCTCCCACGTCCTGGCATGCCCGAGGCTGCTGCAGGTCGTAACACGGTTGATTTGCCCCTGCCGCCCGATCCCACCTATTACCCGGCGCGCCAGGTGGACGAGCATCCGGTACTTCTCAGCGACACCAGGCCCGTCTATCCTGAGGAAGCTGCCAGCCACAACGTGCGCGGCGAGGTGATCGTGCTCATGTTGCTAAACGAGCATGGCCGCGCGGACGAGGTGAGCATCGTCGAGGCCCGGCCCCCGGGCCAGGGCTTCGAGGAAGCGGTGATTGCCTGGCTGCGGGATGCCCGCTTCAAACCCGCCATGCGCCAGGGCCGAGCGGTGAAGGCGCGGGTGGTGTATCACGTGACTTTCGAGCCCTGA